One genomic region from Granulicatella adiacens ATCC 49175 encodes:
- a CDS encoding glycerophosphodiester phosphodiesterase family protein: MTNPLQEARKEHVLVCAHRGTCGASVIQNTRLAFNNALLHGADIVELDIVRSKDGIFYGLHDGVEKYIFGKEVDIRELNSDEIDHLVVTNEFDKPLEGHVERVDVILDYLSEKDCFINLDRSWFYWDTFLDYLKKRPDTSCCILKAPAKAEILEVLNAAKFEIAFMPIVKTQEEYRLVEQYANINTVAVELIFKTLDAETVNPDFMDELHQKGLLLWANTLTLNKVSKLCGDCDDHRAVSGDLDGSFGKLLEMGFDIIQTDWPYLLSSYIKNIQK; the protein is encoded by the coding sequence ATGACTAATCCATTACAAGAAGCAAGAAAAGAGCATGTACTAGTGTGCGCTCATAGAGGAACTTGTGGAGCTTCTGTAATTCAGAATACTCGACTAGCCTTTAATAACGCATTATTACATGGTGCTGATATTGTCGAACTCGATATTGTTCGTTCAAAAGATGGTATTTTTTACGGACTACATGACGGGGTTGAAAAGTATATTTTTGGAAAGGAAGTAGATATTAGAGAATTAAACTCTGATGAAATCGATCATCTTGTAGTGACGAATGAATTCGATAAACCACTTGAAGGTCATGTTGAGAGAGTCGATGTTATCTTAGATTATTTATCAGAAAAGGATTGCTTTATCAACTTAGATCGTAGCTGGTTTTACTGGGATACGTTCCTTGATTATTTAAAAAAACGTCCAGATACAAGTTGTTGTATTTTAAAAGCTCCAGCTAAAGCAGAAATTCTAGAAGTTTTAAATGCGGCTAAATTTGAAATCGCTTTTATGCCAATCGTCAAGACTCAAGAAGAGTATCGGTTGGTTGAGCAATATGCCAACATCAATACAGTTGCTGTTGAGTTAATCTTTAAAACTCTAGATGCTGAAACGGTAAATCCTGATTTTATGGATGAACTTCATCAAAAAGGATTGCTACTCTGGGCCAATACTTTGACATTAAATAAAGTGTCTAAGTTATGTGGAGACTGTGATGACCATAGAGCAGTTTCAGGAGATTTAGATGGTAGCTTTGGCAAATTATTGGAAATGGGATTTGATATTATTCAAACCGATTGGCCATATTTATTAAGTTCATATATTAAAAATATACAAAAATAA
- a CDS encoding extracellular solute-binding protein, which translates to MNKTLKKLALLSVAILGAACAPSTSSSSESTQASSGSSGSSDEKIVIYSNSVSNGRGDWLKEKAAENGFNIEFVSINGGELADRVIAEKNNAIADMIFGLNNMEFNRLKDENLLEKYEPSWKSEVDLSLGDADGLFYPLVVQPLVLIGNESSTMPKDWTDLAKPEYKGKYNIFKLSGGTSKVILGSIASRYRDDSGELGVSKEGWDVIKGYAQNAKVVASETDYIGMIIDKKDGIEYNMMWGSGYLQNKNERKYNFNVMYPEVGEPFVTEQIGILNTSKKKETVQKFINWFGSAEVQAEWSKKFSSIPANKKALEQANDDVKDFMSKVKSQKLDWEFISKNISSWVEKVELEFLK; encoded by the coding sequence ATGAACAAAACATTGAAAAAATTAGCTTTATTATCAGTTGCGATACTTGGTGCGGCATGTGCGCCTAGCACATCTTCTTCATCTGAAAGTACGCAAGCATCTTCTGGATCATCAGGATCTTCAGATGAAAAAATCGTTATTTACTCAAACTCAGTATCAAACGGTCGTGGAGACTGGTTGAAAGAAAAAGCTGCTGAAAATGGCTTTAATATTGAATTTGTAAGTATCAACGGTGGTGAGTTAGCAGACCGTGTTATCGCAGAAAAAAATAATGCGATTGCGGATATGATTTTTGGTTTAAATAATATGGAATTTAACCGTTTGAAAGATGAAAACTTATTAGAAAAATATGAGCCAAGTTGGAAAAGCGAAGTAGACTTATCTCTTGGAGATGCTGACGGATTATTCTATCCATTAGTAGTACAACCACTAGTATTGATTGGTAACGAATCTTCAACAATGCCAAAAGATTGGACCGACTTAGCTAAACCTGAATACAAAGGTAAATATAACATCTTCAAATTAAGTGGAGGTACTTCAAAAGTTATCTTAGGAAGTATTGCTTCTCGCTACCGCGATGACAGCGGCGAGTTAGGAGTTTCTAAAGAAGGCTGGGACGTTATCAAGGGGTACGCTCAAAACGCTAAAGTCGTAGCAAGTGAAACAGACTATATTGGTATGATTATCGATAAAAAAGATGGTATTGAATATAACATGATGTGGGGTTCTGGTTATTTACAAAATAAAAACGAACGTAAATATAACTTCAATGTTATGTATCCAGAAGTTGGTGAACCGTTTGTAACTGAACAAATTGGTATTTTAAACACTTCTAAGAAGAAAGAAACAGTACAAAAATTCATTAATTGGTTTGGTAGTGCAGAAGTTCAAGCTGAATGGTCTAAGAAATTCTCTTCTATTCCAGCAAATAAAAAAGCTCTTGAACAAGCAAATGATGATGTTAAAGACTTTATGAGTAAAGTAAAATCTCAAAAATTAGATTGGGAATTCATTTCAAAAAATATCAGCTCATGGGTTGAAAAAGTTGAACTTGAATTTTTAAAATAG
- a CDS encoding ABC transporter ATP-binding protein, whose product MIKFENVQISYGDFVAVDDLNLEIKEGEFFTFLGPSGCGKSTTLRTLVGFIDPSKGNIFVDEKDITRLAPEKREIGIVFQSYALFPTMTVYDNIAYGLKIKKMPKSEIDAKVNEIAQKIKISDKQLQRNVSELSGGQQQRVALARALVLEPKILCLDEPLSNLDAKLRIDLRLELKRLQRDLGITTLYVTHDQEEALTLSDRIAVFNNGFIEQVGTPQEIYNQSATEFVCDFIGDINKLTEETMKELTGKEEEKVGYIRLERIKFKSTSEEDYTIKGTVVDTEFKGVLVQYTVKAESEQILRVIQKNDYLEIFELGQELTLFIHPNDILQY is encoded by the coding sequence ATGATTAAATTTGAGAATGTTCAAATTAGCTACGGTGACTTTGTCGCCGTAGATGATTTGAATTTAGAAATTAAAGAGGGCGAATTTTTTACATTCTTGGGGCCCTCAGGTTGTGGTAAATCTACAACTTTAAGAACACTAGTTGGTTTTATTGATCCTTCCAAAGGAAATATTTTCGTAGACGAGAAAGATATAACTCGTCTAGCTCCTGAAAAAAGAGAGATTGGTATTGTATTCCAAAGTTATGCTTTATTCCCAACTATGACTGTATATGACAACATCGCATATGGGTTAAAAATCAAAAAAATGCCAAAATCTGAGATTGATGCAAAAGTAAATGAAATTGCTCAAAAGATTAAAATTTCAGATAAACAATTACAACGAAATGTATCTGAATTAAGTGGGGGACAACAACAACGTGTGGCTCTTGCTCGTGCATTAGTATTAGAACCAAAAATTCTTTGCTTAGATGAACCTTTATCTAACTTAGATGCTAAACTTCGAATTGATTTACGTCTTGAATTAAAGAGATTGCAAAGAGATTTAGGAATTACTACATTGTACGTAACCCATGACCAAGAAGAAGCATTGACGCTTTCAGATAGAATTGCTGTATTCAATAATGGGTTTATCGAACAAGTGGGTACTCCACAAGAAATTTATAACCAATCTGCGACTGAGTTTGTTTGTGATTTCATTGGAGATATTAATAAACTTACTGAAGAGACAATGAAAGAATTGACTGGTAAGGAAGAAGAAAAAGTTGGATACATTCGACTTGAAAGAATTAAATTCAAATCAACTTCTGAAGAAGATTACACAATTAAAGGAACGGTGGTTGATACAGAGTTTAAAGGGGTATTGGTTCAATACACCGTTAAAGCTGAAAGTGAACAAATCCTACGTGTGATTCAGAAGAATGATTATCTAGAAATTTTTGAGTTAGGACAAGAATTAACATTATTTATTCATCCTAATGATATTCTACAGTACTAG
- a CDS encoding ABC transporter permease, with amino-acid sequence MAKRNSLSQWILRLIVGWILIALVIYPNLNLLKEIFYKNGQFSFTAVQKIFSSQRAMQSIQNSFILAVALVITVNVVGTLVVLFTEYWEIKGSKVLKLGYMTSLVYGGVVLVTGYKFVYGSNGVITKFLTQIFPSLDSNWFTGFGAVLFIMTFACTSNHMMFLRNAVRSVDYHTIEAARNMGASPANVLFKIVLPTLLPTIFALTILTFLTGLAAVSAPLIVGGTDFQTINPMIITFAKSQSSKDLAAFLAMLLGLATIILLTIMNRVERGGRYMSISKTKAKIKKQKIQSPIGNVIAHIVAYVLFFIYVMPIVFIILYSFTKPLAIKQGEISFANFTLENYQQLFTSASAFSPYLISLVYAGLAAVLVTILAIVIARIVRRSTWKFDFLFEYGALVPWILPSTLIALGFLFTYNQPRWIILNWVLIGTVVMLLIAFIVVKLPFSYRMVRAVFFSIDDELEEASRSMGASTFQTMIKVIIPFILPTVLSVAVLNFNSLLSDFDLSVFLYHPLFKPLGIVIKEASDETATTNAQAMTFVYTVVLMIISTAALYLTRGRNAKKSKKKK; translated from the coding sequence ATGGCCAAAAGAAATAGCCTAAGTCAATGGATTTTAAGACTCATTGTGGGCTGGATATTAATTGCATTAGTCATTTACCCAAACTTAAATCTACTAAAAGAAATTTTCTACAAAAATGGGCAATTTTCATTCACTGCTGTTCAGAAGATTTTTTCTTCTCAACGTGCAATGCAATCCATTCAAAATAGTTTTATTTTAGCGGTAGCATTAGTAATTACCGTTAATGTTGTCGGTACTTTAGTAGTTTTATTTACAGAGTACTGGGAAATTAAAGGTAGTAAAGTATTAAAACTTGGATATATGACGTCACTAGTTTATGGTGGGGTAGTATTAGTTACTGGATATAAATTTGTTTATGGAAGCAATGGTGTGATTACTAAATTCTTAACTCAAATTTTCCCAAGTTTAGATAGTAACTGGTTTACCGGGTTTGGTGCTGTATTATTTATTATGACTTTCGCATGTACATCCAACCATATGATGTTCTTACGAAACGCAGTGAGGTCGGTTGACTATCATACGATTGAAGCTGCAAGAAATATGGGGGCAAGTCCAGCAAATGTGTTGTTTAAGATTGTTTTACCTACATTGCTACCAACCATTTTTGCGTTAACAATCTTAACATTTTTAACAGGGTTAGCTGCAGTTTCTGCACCATTAATTGTTGGGGGAACTGATTTCCAAACTATTAACCCAATGATTATTACATTTGCTAAATCACAATCCTCAAAAGATTTAGCTGCATTTTTAGCTATGCTATTGGGATTAGCGACAATTATCTTATTAACTATCATGAATCGTGTTGAACGTGGTGGTCGTTATATGTCAATCTCAAAAACTAAAGCAAAAATTAAAAAACAAAAGATTCAATCACCAATTGGTAATGTGATTGCGCATATTGTCGCTTATGTTTTATTCTTCATCTATGTGATGCCAATTGTATTTATTATTTTGTATTCATTTACAAAACCATTAGCGATAAAACAGGGTGAAATTTCATTTGCGAACTTTACGCTAGAAAATTACCAACAACTCTTTACAAGTGCTTCTGCATTTTCTCCTTACTTAATCAGTTTGGTGTATGCAGGATTGGCTGCGGTGTTAGTAACGATTTTAGCAATTGTGATTGCAAGAATCGTACGTCGTAGCACATGGAAATTTGATTTCCTTTTTGAATACGGTGCATTAGTACCATGGATTTTACCATCAACGTTGATTGCTTTAGGATTTTTATTCACATACAACCAACCAAGATGGATTATCTTAAACTGGGTATTAATCGGTACTGTTGTAATGTTACTAATTGCTTTTATTGTTGTTAAATTACCATTCTCATACAGAATGGTGAGAGCTGTATTCTTCAGTATTGATGATGAATTAGAAGAAGCATCTCGTAGTATGGGAGCTTCAACTTTTCAAACGATGATTAAAGTTATCATTCCATTTATCTTGCCAACGGTATTATCTGTGGCAGTATTGAACTTTAACAGCTTACTATCAGACTTTGATTTATCCGTATTCTTATATCATCCTTTATTTAAACCTTTAGGTATTGTTATTAAGGAAGCCAGTGATGAAACAGCAACTACAAATGCTCAAGCAATGACTTTTGTATATACTGTAGTTCTTATGATTATTTCAACAGCAGCATTGTACTTAACAAGAGGAAGAAACGCTAAGAAATCAAAGAAAAAGAAATAA
- a CDS encoding HAD family hydrolase, whose protein sequence is MKNLVFDMGNVLIEWNSEKILQAITDDRKLQNLLRKEVFETGLWVQTDEGVKTREEMIEIVTTKIGEEYRNELTQLSRYWYKYVDVYTKVQDRIIELSKNGYNIYILSNTAYTFYDLVKEGYLPAASIAKGIVLSCEEKVLKPNEKIYNILLERYNLDPHDTMFFDDLSENIWGAARCGINGFVVENERELLTYLDKLREEMNWRQLRTLLN, encoded by the coding sequence TTGAAAAATTTAGTGTTTGATATGGGAAACGTCCTCATTGAATGGAATAGTGAGAAGATTTTACAAGCTATTACAGATGATAGAAAATTACAAAACTTGTTAAGAAAAGAGGTTTTTGAAACTGGTTTGTGGGTTCAAACTGATGAAGGTGTGAAGACTAGGGAAGAAATGATTGAGATAGTTACAACTAAAATTGGGGAAGAGTATCGAAATGAATTAACTCAACTTTCAAGATACTGGTATAAATACGTGGATGTTTATACAAAGGTTCAAGATAGAATTATTGAACTTTCAAAAAATGGCTACAATATTTACATTTTATCAAATACAGCTTATACTTTTTATGATTTGGTAAAAGAAGGATACCTTCCAGCGGCTTCTATTGCTAAAGGAATCGTACTTTCTTGCGAAGAAAAAGTCTTGAAGCCCAATGAAAAAATTTATAACATCCTTCTTGAACGCTACAATTTAGATCCTCACGATACGATGTTTTTTGATGATTTGTCAGAAAATATTTGGGGAGCAGCGCGTTGCGGGATTAATGGATTTGTTGTAGAAAATGAACGTGAATTATTAACTTACTTAGATAAGTTAAGGGAGGAAATGAATTGGCGACAATTAAGGACATTGCTAAATTAG
- a CDS encoding extracellular solute-binding protein yields MATIKDIAKLAGVSHGTASNVLNQRGNVSSEKISKVLKAAKELGYTINPQAQLLRKGFSNKVVVFIPFVLKEHYSVFYESILQQAEKESIEIEVFYFKEKNLRSIVEKESLLKPSVAVFVGYVPKDNVLTIFQQDTKIHFVDVLEDPNKYGVISFDYSLLAKELIKRLNKGNQKLLLIDYKFENGKSLSEDILNEISEHISIERFSMENRQDLIRLFEQYERLDEFSAIFAIDREILRNIQEIQSWLGRSRIENIFALDSFQLIRAKKNIFELDYKLCAKKVIDIIKNGDMGRILMTPEGFRAKNVYTKYANPQKIRLLTISSPTTRVLKFLSGIFEHETNIRIEIEELESSEYDVTKIKNSAFTKRYDLIRLDMAVLPEVAEDLFVPLEDVEGSKKLLKQFDEKLLNEFMYSNKKWYGVPLDVSVQLLYYRKDLFLNKLVQREFYERFRKELIVPQSYEEFDLICQFFTKNINKASQTEYGHSIAMKTPLVASCDFLPRYREQVLNQVDNPYQTALEQYMASLKTSDQNKDKWWGDIVQEFAEGKTAMMTVFSNYSTVLAGQLQNDIDFGVARIPGKQPLIGGGTVGIVKESKMKEQALLFLEWLYSDEISKLIVALGGMILSKEVLSNQELMEMHPWLSHLEKSIQLGKRQVWNNQKFSLSDEIELGERVLQEVFND; encoded by the coding sequence TTGGCGACAATTAAGGACATTGCTAAATTAGCAGGTGTTTCTCACGGAACCGCCTCTAATGTTTTAAACCAGAGAGGTAATGTCAGTTCAGAAAAGATTTCTAAAGTCCTAAAGGCTGCAAAAGAATTAGGTTATACGATTAATCCTCAGGCTCAACTGTTGAGAAAGGGCTTCTCGAATAAAGTAGTTGTTTTTATTCCCTTTGTTTTAAAAGAACATTATTCTGTGTTCTACGAAAGTATATTACAACAGGCTGAAAAAGAGAGTATTGAGATTGAGGTTTTCTATTTTAAAGAAAAAAATTTACGAAGTATTGTAGAAAAGGAAAGTTTATTAAAACCTTCAGTTGCAGTATTTGTTGGGTATGTTCCAAAAGACAATGTGTTAACAATATTTCAACAGGATACGAAAATACATTTTGTTGATGTTTTGGAGGATCCGAATAAATATGGTGTTATCTCATTTGATTATAGTCTTTTAGCAAAAGAGTTAATAAAACGATTGAATAAAGGTAATCAAAAATTACTGTTAATCGATTATAAATTCGAGAATGGGAAATCATTATCTGAAGATATTTTGAATGAGATTTCTGAACATATTTCAATTGAGAGATTTTCAATGGAGAATAGGCAAGATTTAATTCGATTGTTTGAACAATATGAGAGGCTTGACGAGTTCAGCGCTATTTTTGCAATTGATAGAGAGATTCTTAGAAACATTCAAGAAATTCAGTCTTGGTTAGGAAGAAGCAGAATAGAAAATATTTTTGCTCTAGATAGTTTTCAACTTATTCGTGCAAAAAAAAATATTTTTGAGTTGGATTATAAATTGTGTGCTAAAAAGGTCATCGATATAATTAAAAATGGGGATATGGGTCGTATTCTGATGACACCAGAAGGGTTTAGAGCTAAAAACGTTTATACGAAATATGCAAATCCTCAGAAGATACGATTGCTAACGATTAGTTCTCCAACAACTCGTGTGTTGAAATTCTTATCAGGTATTTTTGAACATGAGACAAATATTCGCATTGAAATAGAAGAATTGGAATCTTCAGAGTACGATGTTACGAAAATTAAAAATAGTGCATTCACAAAGAGGTATGATCTAATCCGACTGGATATGGCCGTGTTACCTGAAGTGGCGGAGGATCTTTTTGTTCCTTTAGAGGATGTAGAAGGCAGTAAGAAACTTCTTAAACAATTTGACGAAAAATTACTAAACGAATTTATGTATTCAAATAAAAAATGGTATGGTGTTCCTTTAGATGTTTCCGTTCAATTACTTTATTATCGCAAGGACTTATTTTTAAATAAATTAGTTCAACGAGAGTTTTATGAGCGGTTTAGAAAAGAATTAATTGTACCACAAAGTTATGAAGAATTTGACTTGATTTGCCAATTTTTCACTAAGAATATAAATAAGGCATCTCAAACTGAGTATGGGCATAGTATTGCGATGAAAACGCCGCTCGTTGCTTCATGTGATTTCTTACCAAGATACCGTGAGCAAGTGTTAAATCAAGTTGATAATCCTTATCAAACGGCTTTAGAGCAATATATGGCTAGTTTGAAAACTAGTGATCAGAACAAAGATAAATGGTGGGGAGATATCGTTCAGGAATTTGCTGAAGGAAAAACAGCAATGATGACCGTCTTTTCTAACTATTCAACAGTGCTTGCTGGTCAGTTGCAAAACGATATTGATTTTGGTGTAGCTCGTATTCCTGGAAAACAACCACTGATTGGTGGAGGAACTGTGGGGATTGTAAAAGAAAGTAAGATGAAAGAGCAAGCGCTATTATTTTTAGAATGGTTGTATAGTGACGAAATTTCTAAACTAATCGTAGCGCTTGGAGGAATGATTCTTAGTAAGGAAGTTCTAAGTAACCAAGAATTAATGGAAATGCACCCATGGTTATCACATTTGGAGAAGTCTATTCAATTAGGAAAAAGGCAAGTTTGGAATAATCAAAAATTCAGTTTGTCGGATGAAATAGAACTAGGCGAAAGAGTATTACAAGAAGTTTTTAACGATTGA
- the yidC gene encoding membrane protein insertase YidC, with the protein MKLTKKTQLLFVATVLPLLLAGCTVQYNADHQPVGWLYEYLVVPTQWLLNQIASMFNGNYAIAIVIVSVLVRVVLMPTQFHQMKSMLVQQEKMAVLKPYIAEITARAEQAATPQEKLEIQQEQMDLYKLNNVSLMGGLGSGCLPLLITLPIWSGLYNAILLSNEISSSDFMGIALGKEFVPLAIATAALYYIQSLVSQMGMDEETKKQSRSMNYILPVMMFMMTFQSPAGVGIYFFASALIQILQSWIQNTYLRPKIKAQIDEELNHDNVVLPERKTPSKPAQKATQQETFAKRQNKPVGRNAGKQNRK; encoded by the coding sequence ATGAAACTTACTAAAAAAACGCAACTGCTTTTCGTTGCAACTGTTCTTCCACTACTATTAGCAGGATGTACCGTGCAATATAATGCAGATCATCAACCCGTTGGATGGCTCTATGAATATCTAGTCGTCCCAACACAATGGTTATTAAATCAAATTGCTTCTATGTTTAATGGAAATTATGCTATTGCGATTGTTATCGTCTCCGTTTTAGTCCGTGTGGTTTTAATGCCAACACAATTCCATCAAATGAAATCAATGCTTGTGCAACAAGAGAAGATGGCTGTTTTAAAACCATATATTGCGGAAATTACTGCTCGTGCAGAACAAGCAGCAACTCCTCAAGAAAAACTAGAAATTCAACAAGAGCAAATGGATCTATACAAGTTAAATAACGTCTCATTAATGGGCGGACTTGGTTCTGGATGTCTTCCACTCTTAATTACACTTCCAATTTGGAGCGGATTATATAATGCAATCTTGCTATCTAACGAGATTTCAAGCAGTGACTTCATGGGAATTGCTCTAGGTAAAGAATTTGTTCCTTTAGCAATTGCTACAGCTGCACTATACTACATTCAATCTCTCGTAAGTCAAATGGGAATGGATGAAGAAACAAAGAAACAAAGTCGTTCTATGAACTATATTTTACCAGTAATGATGTTTATGATGACTTTCCAATCACCTGCAGGGGTTGGTATTTACTTCTTTGCTTCCGCTTTAATTCAAATCTTACAATCTTGGATTCAAAACACATACTTACGTCCAAAAATTAAAGCTCAAATTGACGAAGAGTTAAATCATGACAATGTAGTTTTACCAGAGCGTAAAACACCAAGCAAACCAGCACAAAAAGCAACACAACAAGAAACTTTTGCAAAGCGCCAAAATAAACCAGTTGGAAGAAACGCTGGAAAACAAAACCGCAAATAA
- a CDS encoding acylphosphatase, with protein MITRQIRVWGRVQGVGFRFFTQQLAIQLEITGTVQNKMDGSVLAVAQGEPNAVNRFIERVKASTSPYGRVDRYEECSLMDAPLFTKFEII; from the coding sequence ATGATTACTCGACAAATTCGCGTCTGGGGACGAGTTCAAGGTGTTGGCTTCCGTTTCTTCACACAGCAACTCGCTATTCAACTAGAGATTACTGGAACGGTTCAAAACAAAATGGATGGTTCTGTCCTAGCCGTAGCTCAAGGAGAGCCAAACGCTGTCAATCGCTTTATTGAACGTGTAAAAGCATCCACTTCTCCTTACGGACGTGTCGACCGATACGAAGAATGTTCATTGATGGATGCACCTCTTTTTACAAAATTTGAAATTATATAA
- a CDS encoding DUF1033 family protein — protein sequence MFKVIETAGHDEPWWFFEDWEKMIVSTEEFDEIEEALCAYQALYQNFEDNYPEKREKGSCCVAFWNTVETDYCVPCECDLQIFHGIMIVDKKNQLVDLKGEERG from the coding sequence ATGTTTAAAGTGATTGAAACAGCGGGTCATGATGAACCATGGTGGTTTTTTGAAGACTGGGAAAAGATGATTGTTTCGACAGAAGAATTTGATGAGATTGAAGAGGCTCTTTGTGCCTATCAGGCTCTCTATCAAAATTTTGAAGATAACTATCCAGAAAAACGTGAGAAAGGATCTTGCTGTGTTGCATTTTGGAACACTGTAGAAACAGATTATTGTGTTCCTTGTGAATGTGACCTTCAGATTTTTCATGGAATTATGATTGTTGATAAAAAAAATCAATTAGTAGACTTGAAAGGAGAAGAACGTGGCTAA